A genomic stretch from Setaria italica strain Yugu1 chromosome VII, Setaria_italica_v2.0, whole genome shotgun sequence includes:
- the LOC101755764 gene encoding putative wall-associated receptor kinase-like 16, whose translation MRSSRLELVSMYTEIRQININEGTIETINRDEFSYGGTQSIYAGSISTQELQWVVANLSCQEAQEDSTTYACVSAESTCLGVRLRNGRSYLGYRCRCMTGFHGNPYVRNGCQDINECETIPGICKGLCHNTIGAFNCTKCPHKTEYDATKMGCTPTSRQKSLLLGIMIGLGVGFGVPLLGLSAVFIVLKWKRDEQKKQRRKYFRDNHGILLEQLISLDENTSDKTKIFSLEDLEKATHNFDQTRILGRGGHGTVYKGILADQRVVAIKSSKAIKQSEIDQFINEVIILSHINHRNIVRLFGCCLETKVPLLVYDFVPNGSLYDILHSSSDSNFSLSWDECLRIALEVAGALCYLHSAASVLVFHRDVKSSNILLDANYTAKVSDFGASRVVPIDQTHVHTNVQGTFGYLDPEYYRTGQLNQKSDVYSFGVVLVELLIRKEPIFTTQSGSKQNLSSYFLCELKSRPIKEIVTAQIREEATEEEINSVAHLAEMCLRLQGEERPTMKQVEMTLHTLHAKRSKLSRVAQGDDQEIQQLLSSRDNAAPLAGCSLDQLSRRCYSLEQEFILSAEVPR comes from the exons ATGAGATCCTCCAGACTTGAGCTTGTTAGTATGTACACCGAAATACGGCAGATCAATATCAACGAAGGGACAATTGAAACAATAAATAGGGATGAATTTTCGTATGGAGGAACGCAAAGTATCTACGCCGGTTCAATAAGCACTCAAGAATTACAATGGGTCGTAGCCAATCTTAGCTGCCAAGAGGCGCAAGAGGATAGCACTACATATGCATGCGTCAGTGCTGAGAGTACTTGCTTGGGTGTCAGATTAAGAAATGGTCGTTCTTATCTTGGCTATCGATGCAGATGCATGACTGGATTTCACGGAAACCCGTATGTCCGGAACGGTTGCCAAG ATATCAATGAGTGTGAAACTATACCGGGCATTTGTAAAGGATTGTGCCATAATACTATAGGAGCTTTCAATTGCACAAAATGTCCTCATAAAACAGAGTATGATGCCACAAAAATGGGGTGCACTCCAACGAGCAGGCAAAAAAGTCTTCTGCTAG GTATCATGATCGGCCTTGGTGTTGGTTTTGGTGTTCCTCTTCTGGGCTTAAGTGCTGTATTTATTGTCCTTAAGTGGAAAAGAGATGAGCAAAAGAAACAACGCAGGAAATATTTCCGGGACAACCACGGTATTCTCCTAGAACAATTAATATCATTGGACGAAAATACCAGTGACAAGACAAAAATATTCTCCTTAGAAGATTTAGAAAAGGCAACACATAACTTTGATCAAACGCGTATCCTGGGTCGTGGAGGACATGGCACAGTATACAAAGGCATCTTAGCTGATCAGCGAGTGGTGGCCATAAAAAGTTCTAAGGCTATCAAACAAAGTGAAATCGACCAGTTCATTAATGAGGTGATTATTCTTTCACATATAAACCACCGAAATATCGTAAGACTATTCGGATGCTGCCTTGAAACCAAGGTCCCATTGCTGGTATATGATTTTGTTCCCAATGGTTCATTATATGATATTCTTCATTCAAGTTCAGATAGCAATTTCTCTTTGTCATGGGATGAGTGCCTAAGAATTGCCCTAGAAGTAGCAGGCGCTCTCTGCTATCTCCACTCTGCAGCTTCTGTATTGGTTTTCCATCGTGATGTCAAGTCATCTAATATACTCCTTGATGCAAACTACACTGCTAAAGTTTCAGATTTTGGAGCTTCAAGGGTAGTTCCTATTGACCAGACCCATGTTCACACAAATGTACAAGGGACATTTGGttatttagatccagagtattaCCGAACTGGACAACTGAATCAAAAGAGTGACGTGTATAGTTTTGGTGTTGTACTTGTTGAGTTGCTTATCAGAAAGGAGCCCATTTTTACTACTCAGTCAGGCTCAAAACAGAACTTGTCAAGTTACTTTCTCTGCGAGCTGAAGTCAAGGCCAATAAAAGAGATAGTTACTGCACAAATTCGTGAAGAAGCAACTGAGGAAGAAATCAACAGTGTTGCACACCTTGCAGAGATGTGTCTAAGGCTCCAAGGTGAAGAGAGACCTACTATGAAGCAAGTGGAGATGACATTGCACACTTTGCATGCGAAAAGGTCAAAGCTATCCCGAGTTGCTCAAGGAGATGATCAAGAGATACAGCAGTTGCTGTCTTCTAGAGATAATGCTGCTCCTCTCGCTGGCTGTAGCCTAGACCAACTAAGCCGAAGATGCTACAGCTTGGAGCAAGAGTTCATATTATCTGCCGAGGTACCCCGGTGA